From Daucus carota subsp. sativus chromosome 6, DH1 v3.0, whole genome shotgun sequence:
TTGAGACGAGTCTACGGCTATAAAAGCACAGGATAAAGGCAGTTGCTTTGCTCTCGGTATATTCCATCTTTCTCCTACCGAATGTGACCTCGAATGTTTTTTCGAGATTAAATAAGAAAAGCCAGTTTTTGAAGAATCCAAACATGGAGAAGAGTCCAAGTTGGTAAGGGGTAAAGAGACGGGCAATATGAATGGTTGTGAGAAGAACAAAGGAAATCATAATTaggattttcatataaaaaatatgtatgaaCATGATTTAACAGTATTATTAGAAAAACTATCAATTAGAGGTGATGTTTTAATAAAGATTTGAACACAACTTTTAAAGTATATAGCATATTTGAAAACGGTTTttttatggtgtgcccatgggcacacattaagcaccaaaatttatgaaattggagggtttctattggcttaccttctttaataatggtggaccccctgcagcagttacaacaaccacaccaatcaaaaccctccatttttattaatgttagtgcttaacatgtgcccatggacacacactaGTCAAACCCATTTGAAAATGATATATCGATCTTTTCCCGATTCACGATTTGACacaacttttaagattagagttccTGCTCGTGAATCGGAAAAAATGATATATGTAATTAGAGTTCCTGCTTGTAATTAGACTTCAAATTTGGCAGCAAGCTACCCCTGGAGCAACTGTTGATAAAAACAGATACTGACATGGGCTTTGATATGGGCTTTGGCAGGTTTATAAAAACTTTTGGCTGAATGAACAATTTTTATCTTTATGGACAGTAACTAGTGAGTAGGGTACTATGATTATGGTAATATTAAGTGGTGGAGTCTGATggaacatatatacacaatagCAAAGCATATGTATATAGTCTTAGGTTctgttcacttggagtgaatggaatgaaGTAAGAATagaataaattttgtattttaaaatgatgttgatcaaagaaaatgtatataatttttattccttCCATCATTCCAACCtaaatattttaactataattctAACCCACatattttggaaggaatgctcaatCCATTTAaacatcatgtttcttcacaatttttctcacaaaaaaattaactacattcatattttgtcaccattatctcatacttttttttttctccttaaaacttctatataatttttcattccattctcccctcattccattccatgaagtgaacacagccttatAGATATCTACTATGGATTACATAAATGCTACTCCCTCTATTTGCCAATATTTGACATTCGGGAGAGCTGtacttgttttttaatatttgacgtTCACCTTTCCCTGTGCAGTTTTTTCAACCTACTTCTTTGCCTGCCATTATTTATTTGTCCAACACTTTCAAGTTTAAACACATTCccaatattttgaatattcaaCACCTAACAGTAATTAATATTGAGTCTGtccataataatttttgtataaatacCCACACGATAGATTACATGTATGTGTCTTtctttatatcattttttttataatactaatagtaGTAAATTTTAAGAATGGATTACAGGAGGCATCTTCTAAATGAAGAAGACAAATATAATAGTGAAGAAGACAACAAGATTGGTACATCTGTGAAGGAGGAAAATAATCAAAATCCTATGCCTAAAGATGTACTTGAAGAGGTAATCATaatgtcatatatatattttcctagtGTAAAAGAATTCTTATTGCAGGAGAAAGATGATGAATCCggagaaactaaaaaagatgcAAAATTGGTGGTTGACTCATCAGATTGCAATGATGTagaatatgattttgatttgaaTGAAAGTCCAAAAAACTGATGTAaactatgaaaaaaaaattgatgtttatcaaatttatgtatttttaatttggaaatgaaattttatatgttaggcatgttcttataaaattttattatatcaagatatatgattttgttattgtcaaataataaaatcattaaaaattatgatttaagtAGCATGCATCATAGTCAagttttattagttaaaatcatctttagattaattttttttatccatGTCAtatctttaaataatttttaataatctaaaaatTTACTTGTTGGTGTTCCTGTATATTATTGCTATAATAGATCATGATGgttatatttaacaaaaaataaatatttttttaatatttgtttttgattaaaattttatgacatAGATATACAAATgtgcaaaaataaaaacatttatgtatgttttagtttgaagattaaattttatatgtaagatctatttttataacaattatattatatcaaactatataatttaatatagacgaataatttttattagtaaattttattaattaaaaacatcttctctttcaataatttttaataatctaaaaatTGGCTTGTTAGTGTTCTTATATATTATTGCTACAGTAGATTTTAATTGTTACAttacacaaaaaattaaatactttttttaatatttgttttcaattaaaaatttatgactttgacataaaaatgtataaaaatagaacaattgattAGTTGGATCAATATATAAcaacaaaattaatgtaaattgCCTATAAGATAATTTTTGCAAATTAGAGatgacaaaaattaaaatagatacTTAATTTAAATATTGGATTGTTTCATTAACAATATCAGGATCACAATCTATTTGCTCTGGTaacttgttttctttttctaaaccACCTTCTTGTGAGCTTCACAAAACTTTGTATCCATGGGATCTACGTGAGTTCTTGCATTATCCTGTTGAATGAATATGACCTCCATGTTCCCACTTGGCCATTTTTCTCTTATTTGTGGCAACACTTTATGAATCAAGAATTCTTTTACATTTTTCGCTCGTGTGGAAGACTAATTTTGTCTAGCATCGATAGACAAAATTTGAGTCTTACTTTTTTGTTATCTTCCGTTAGACTTGGCTTCATTGGATTTGAGTGTCGCCTTATAACTCCTTGTTTCAAATTGCTGGACAACACTGATGTGCTAAATCCCATAGCAGCTGCTGCATCACGGAGTGTTTTTCTCCGTGTGAGTGGAAGATTTTCAAATTTATCCCAGTCTACAACAATTCTTTTCCGACCACAATTTTTGGTTTTTGAATGAGAAACATCTGTGACTCCATCCCTCATATTTTTCTTGGAGAGTTTCCAAATGCGCTGAACTGTCCTCATTGGTACCGAGAAAAGTGATGCAACTTCCTTGGTTGTGTATTTCTTTAGTTTACCATTTGCACTTCTCTATAGCAAAGCAAGATACACAGCATGTCTTCGTTCATTTGAcaatatcttcttttttttgtctGTCTTTGATTTTCCGATTCATTTTCATCTCCTGTAAAACaagtaaattaaaataaaatataggagACAActtttttatctaatatttcTATAAagaatatacaaaattaaaatggtAATTTGAAATTACTCTCATGATGGTCAAATATATTATCCGAATCTGTGGTGAATCCTTCATTATAGTGGGACaaaatttcttcttcttctggcaaATTATTTGCATCTACAAAagcaaaagttaaaaaaaaattatgtataatatattaaacaataaCAAATTAGCactatcaaaattaaaattatttccaaaaaaaaaaaacttactcTCAAATGAAATTTCATTGAAGTCAAGTTCATGAAATGAATTACTCTCTAATTCTCCCGAAGTTTCACCTATAAaaagtaacaaaaaaaaataattgttagacagtaaaatttataaattattaaaatgaaacttaaattaaaaaacaagatcaataaaataaatttactccCAAAAAGTTCAGTCCAgtcaatttgatttgttgtaAATATCCTATTATGTTGAGATGAAATATTTTCTTCTTCTGTCTGATCCTGTGAACTCATGACAACTGTATATGtgcacataaataaaatttacaaatataagCATAGAACTTTACTAATggaaacaaaaaataatgtacataatatataaaataatgagacAATAATATTTTCAGTCTAACATAgatataatatgaaaaaatttgTTAAATCACACTAACAACCCTAGATAAATTTATGATTACAAAAACAattcaatttatcaaaaaaaaaagaccaGATACACATTATAACTAAAAAGAATAGTAGGGTAAGAAAAAAAACCTGTTTCATTGGCCATTGTTAGACCATAGTCTGTGTTTGCAGGAATATTCAAATCTATATTTCTATCCATAATCTTCTCAACATACACTTTTCTCCTTGTGTATGTTCCACCTCTCTTCCCGCTTTGATGTCAAGTGTTTTGTGTGGCATCCTCTAGgtggttatttataatattgTGTATGGAGGGAATCTGGGGAGGGATGatggttttaaaaaatttcatttgaaTCTTACTAAAAATTATGGAGGAAAGTTTTGAAGATTtgatgaaataatttttattaaaacaaggagggaagttttgaaaaatgaaaaaaaaacatttatatgaAGTTGGCAAGTTTTATTGTAAATCAGAAAATACACATAAAACTAGCTACTGGTGCATGTTCCAAGACTATCTCATAATTACACATGAGTTTCAATAAGGGTAGAAGTGTAAAAGAGTTTATTTATAATCATCTCTGGGTGTATTTCTTGATAAGTGTGCACAAACCCAGAACGTCAAATATTGGCAAACAGAGTGAGTAGGATTATAAAGTCAAACAGGATAATAGTCATTTGAAAGTTTTACCGTCACCTTGTATAGTGTTAAACAGAACTATATGTCTATTCGGTGATCTCATACATTGCTATATATAACCGAGTAGCTAGGTAAGCatgcaaatataatcatatagaTAGTAGGATTACAATATACAGATATTAGGCTTTAAGCTTCATTGCATTATTGTGTTTGTATATGAAAACTGTAATACATTGGGACCGTTTGACTgcgtttaaaaaaagtgacttattgATTAAAGTAAAGAAGCGGATTAGAAGTGATAAGTTGGCTCGGACTTATAAGCTATCACAAGTGTTTGGATATCGGGACTTTTAAGTTATatagtgtttggataatttaacttataagttagtatagtttcataattttgtaatataatttattttatctaaaaataaattataacaatacaAGAACTTATTATCTCATTCCTTTCGGGTGTCAATAATTGGTTAACGAACAGGATAACACatgatttagataattatattacGATATTACAAGGTAGTATAATAACTATAAAGTGTAAAGTCATAATAGCATGATCTaatatctacttatatatatagtagcccaacaggttcgtgtcaagcctccctcctgagcaaataaattacctagctccgaacctgagcctaactccgaacctaacatcttctcatatatataaaaaaaagatgttattcaTGAGGCTCGAACTCGGGATCTCTCCaatacaaatacatcactcaaaccacttgagctacacaaacaattagtttattactcaaaagcattaatcacatactttaaaacttttgtatttatattcgtctcaatatcttatttatttgagatgagttattatttcagctaagtctcatatattgtttacatgatagattaatatctataaattaattatttgcataaataaatttaaaattaaaaaaaatatgaataatcgggttcgtgccatgattcgaatttcaaaaatagatataattcgtattcgaattcaaatctaacttaatagtttaaacgagcaccaatacaatattatagaaattttaagtcatgaatgtgagaaataagtacaaaaactgaggtttaagcgagcatctttgaaaggaaaaattgatgggctttcaacatgggctatgtcatattaatttcttttattataaaagacaATTTACTAagatattacaatattttggagaacacgaaataaggtgactgaaagaatattcctatgtagaatatttttttattttaaacttatgaattcagaatttgatgtgtaactaaatctttttttaaaaaaattatagatataaggatagtgacaatacatcaaatttggtgtcggaaaatatatctaaatgatataattttgatgaaatatgtatttgaaatactataacttgtgatatgaaggtgaatttaaggaaattttatattgttaatcaaaagtcaaccacataataataaaacgcgtttacgagaactactaaaaagatttgagttataaattttactttgttaaataaaataacacagagaaataagttatatatattaaagtcttaaaactataatttttaatatgccatcatccaatatataacataccagttaaataaaatgattcaaactacagttaaattaatcatttacaaattaaactaataaaatataattaattctgaaccggataatctgatgcgatacggtgaaactaatatctggttaaacgggactagaacaagaatagttttttcatgattcaaaatatcgaatatataacttgatctttaacaattgaacatgatatgccacattgatcactcctaataaatacgagtatcaaaatattaaaaatgtgagtttgcacaaagctaaaaaagtaactacacgactaattgaactaaatattttatggttttatgaacttcatgatgcctaactcatatctactctctttttgctatttgaaattccataaaatcatttgtttgagatctgttttataacgattacatgaaaaatcattaaaagtcttaatagacaagctcaaaaaactaattatagaaaattaaaattttataacgagataatgttataacatactgtatcaaagtaatattcatcaaatatttttaaattaacaataaaaatataatacattgaagtactatataattgatatgaaaaataaaaggataagacacatcaaatgtgtcagaaatttttggggtgcaattatatggttagtagttcaattgatacttttataataaaataaggtacgtgtctttttacgtacaacacatgtttcaatttttatttatacaaaatgtgtgcaacatatgctaaaaagaatgtgttgatgatctgctccatcatgtatcactttaataattatgcaaacgtacgctcaaaaaagaagaaataaatgtagggcaacacggaccacacatcttcatttaatcatgatttaggatatcgtaattcacatatcagaAACAGgtttttatcaaaatcatggtatattagttgaaataatttaataatttcaacaataaattacagattcttttaatgaggtataatatatttaaaatttaaaatttcagtattaatttcgaatataattttgaacattgataatatgatgatggtctctatatcctaacgaatttgaatatagaaatatcagttcaaatgtagtttttgatctataattttttttaaaaatatactctaTTCGTCCTATTTTAGgtgaccttatttgactttcacggagattaagaaaaaagtagtaaaaaagaggaaatttagttggaaagtgggtaaagtggtggaatatatcaaaaatttaataatagatttgagatagtgatggtaagtagtgagtgtaatagtgtttatttaatataaaagagtataaaatagagaagtagtgtgtgtaatagtgataagtagtgtttaaaaatagtaagtattataagttcattattttagagatgtctCAAAAAAGAATAAGGGTAATGtaaaatggaatggagggaatagcacttattattactattaatgctattagcttgcatatattacatttttcatgtttacatattttgtcaaaaagtaaaacgtaatagttacgctcgaaacaatatgatgacacacggatattatttaaaacataatacaaactcaaggtccgtacaagaacaatataatgacatatgaatattatttaaaatacagcaaaaactagagccccgtgcctcgcacgggcttttatgctagtttgtAGTTTAAAGATACAAGCAATAAGTTGAGAGGAAGGGAAAAAGGAGCGCGCAGTGAGAGAACTCAATGAGCGAAAACAAGGTTCCTTTCCTGTTGCAATAAGTTGGAACCCAAGAAAAGTTAGGTTTGATAGCTTTTTTTTTGTTGGGCTTTTTCACCTTCAATTAAGTGTTTCAACAAAGTTGCTAAACGGACAGAATTTAAGTGAAGTGAGCTTTTAAGTTCATAAGTTGAcatgccaaacacccacattttatgatctaaatttaattatatacaacaGGAGATGAAGGAATACATTCTTTCATTTCGCTTGTATTTAGATTTTCTTGCCAAATAATAGATGTTTCTATTAACCTGTAGACAATGGTGTCgctcatttttaattttatctatTGATTTTCGTGTTAGTTTTCTTTTACTCCTACATGAATAAAACTTTTGAATACTTCTTCTACTTAATGAATTAAGTTAACTACTATAATATTATGCAGCTTGTTTCTATCttagaatttacaaatatatttctatCAACCTGTTAGTGAATTCTTTTATGTATATTGTACGGCAGGGCAAACAATACCGAGATGGGGATGATATTGATAAAGGCGGGAATAGTAATGAGAGCACCGAACGTGAAGACGATGTCTGGTTATTAAGGTTTAATGTTTAGTTTTGTGACGAACGTTCATAACAGAGTCAGTCGGTAGTTAACTTATGACTGAAAATTCCGTCATAAATTAGATATCTTACGATGAACTAAGTGTTATAaggttaattattattttagtgaATTTGTGTGTCTCACCAGATAAAACTTATGACGCATGTGAAAAGTTGtgacattttttgaatttattatttgataaaaatgacGGAAATATTCCGTcgtaaattcaaaatttacgACAAATTTAAGACTTAATTTCTGTCGTAAATAGACCGGTTTGTTGTAGTGAAGACTACTTAAACAACTCATTCAGTATTTTGTCATTTTGGAAACTTCGTGATTCAGGATGTTTATATATAGATTTCCCAACAAAATGAATCCGTTCCTTTCAATGCTCTCGTCTTGAGCGCAGAACCATTGCCACATGAATTTCACTATCAATTACAATTTCGTTCTCCATCTTTTTATCACCACACTCAGTATATTATTTGTAGCTTAATTAAATGAAAAGGCTAGTTGTAATAAATATACTAACTCCCGTGATTGCACAAGACTTCGTATTTCATAAAAGGGTCACTCTAGTGTCTGCTccaacaattatttttatttagagaaaagattttaattgacgattttttttataaatgcaggaccatcattattaaagaaataagaggtaataaaaattaatcactTTACCAAAAAGGAATGGTTAGTGTGTCTACACACATTAGAAAATCTGTTTCATATATTGGGAATGTATTCCTAAAGGGTAGCGGccgcgggttcctacgttaaaaaaaaaaaaattatttaaatagctTAGTCGCAATAGTGTCATTCCCCATTTAAACGATTATGTGTTTTGGACTCTTTTTGAACTCAAGCTGATGTAGTATGAAACAGATATCTTAAAAAGATACGAAAAGGGCATGAATTTCATTAGGTTTCATACACACACTGCAAGGCTTTGAATATATAATAAGCAAAACAACAGGCTTAAGGAAAAGTAGGGAGAAAGTCAAAAGTCGCAGAAGCCGGTCAAGCATTTTCGGTTGATTGAGAGAGCAGTGGCTGAGCTAATGATGATTTGGGAAGAGATGGTGTTCTGTTGTTGCTATGGTCTGCAGGTGATTGAATTGCAGCCTTCTGCATTGCGAATTTCCTCTCTTCGTTCTTTCCCCATAGCACAAGGTACAACCCTGTTATGATCAACACTGCTCCGATAATCCTGTAATGTATACCAAGTTGAATTATTCCAAAAGAATTATAATAGACCCTACTACCATGAGTAGAGAGTTCGTTTTCACAGACGTCATCCTGTATTACTAAACGGGTTTGTCTAGCGTGTGAGCATGATTATAtgttaagcactaaattttatacAAGTGTTGAATAGTCGTACCCTCCCAGGTAAAACTCCTCGCCTAAAGCGACAGAAGCCATGATAGCGACCACAAGGGTCTGAACAGGCTGATACACTGCCACAAACACAGGGCCTCCCCTGTCGATGCACCATATCTGTACAGCGAATGCAATTCCTGATGCTACGATTCCCTGCAATTCAGTCCATCACTCTCATTAGTACAAAAAATGACCGAAAACATATCTGTTCTTGAACAatactttcaaattttatatttagtaagtatcaaaaatgttaaaaaaacaaatagcaAAAAAGGACTTACAGCATAGAAGACACTGAAGAGTTCTCCACCTGAGTGAATCATCCAGGCCTGTGAATCCCTCTCCACAAAACCAGCAATAACCAGAAACTGTATCACACCAAAGAAGCACTGATATGATGTTACAGAAAGCCTAGCCGGGTACTTCTTCAGAACCGGTGCTTGTAAAACAAGCCAAGCGGACCAGGAGAGGCAATGGCCTATTAGAAAGATGCAACCAAGTGTCCAGTTTTTGCCCTTAGCATCGCCAAGAGACAGAGAACCCAACATTGGTGAAACAATATCATATCCACTGTTAGCCCCTTGGAGTGGCGGAGGTGGACTATATATTGTAGGACCTTTGTAAAGTGTGATCACTGAGGCACCCGCGACGCAGAAGAGTGTTCCAGCAACTTTTCCTATGCCATCCTTACGATTAAGTCTTACTTGTTCGATCCTGGAATATATTTATCATGATCATGGAAAGTAAAGTTTTAATAAGTCTTCCTTTATAGACCAAACAATTAATTAACTGGCTATAGTATACTAGTTATGAAGGCTTGCCGGAGAATTGCTGCCATGAGGAATGTTATGGCTGGGACAGAATTTTGGATAGCTGATGCGAAAGTGGGGGATGTGTGGTCTAAACCCAACAAGTAAAATCCTTGATTGGCCGTAATCCTGTCATTTAACAAACAATCAAGTAAATAAGTGTGATTCCGAACCAAACTAATCAAACACTATCAGTACTGCCCATGAgcacatcatagaaaaaccATTTATTAATATACCCAACAACGGCCAGGAGAAAGAATTGGACAAGAAACGAGAGAGAGATTGGTGGCCGCTCTTTCCTGTCAAGACAACATAACGAAGAATTAGTGAGTATCTATGAGTTAAATCATGTTTAAACCATGCACATTCAACAAAACAGGACTATTTCAGGTAATGTGGGATTTACGTACTTTTCGAGAAAATAAGCGAAGGGCAAGAGGAGAAGCAACGCAAGAATGTTCCGATATACAGGGAAAACAATCTTGCTGATGCCCATGTTGAGTGCAGCTCTGGAGACAACATGAAACCCTGCATAACCAAACTGCAGAGCCAGCATTGCCACATGCAGCTGCAGCTTTTCGGGTATGGAGCAACCCATTATACTCAAACTCCTGGAAGCTGCTGAGCCACTGTTATCTCCCATCTTTGCTCAACTCAGATGAAACACTCTTAACACAAGTGGTGAGGATCAAAGGCAAGAACTGAGgtcatataaatataacaaCTTAGGAAGATGGTAGGGTCTGATTCTATGGTATGGCCCACAGTAAAAATAATCGCAATAGTTTGGTTGCTAAATAATAAAATGTGTGAGGTATAGTGTTGGACTGGAAATCCTAATGTTTTTGCCTGTCTCCCACATTCTCCCTGGCCAGACCTTCCTCATAAGTACTTATTGCACTGGCGAATCCGTTTTCTaaattcggatttattttaatttttataatttcagattttatttaaatgataaGCACTCGTTAGTTTTGGTCGAGTTTCATATGGAGATATATCATACTTCACATGCATGTTAAAAATAATCACAGACGGAGACTATGATTTAAggtctataattttataaatacatgTTTGTTAAGATTTATTATGATGCTTATTAATTACCAAAGAAAAAGGGACGATAAAAATCTGCATTCGAGTAAAAGGTTATATAGGCTTTTCGAAAGCATGCCAGAAGAAATGATGATGGTAATTAATTGAGTGGACAGATATATTAAGCTTGTCACTGATAGAAAAAACGCACGAAGGGAAGGTGCGTCAAGAAACCATGCGTTCTCAAACCCCACCAGAGCAGGGATGTTCATTTTTAACCGCCTCACAGATATCGATTTCCATCAGTCCTGATCATAGTAAATAATTAACAAGTTGATCGAATGAGCTAAACAAAAATGATATATGCCTTGTAAAACTCAGATAAAAAATGAATACAGATAAGAAAAAAGCTGggataaaaaatgaaaatagaacttaaatattataaattgtaaatattcacAAATAGTATGAATTTGGAATCTTTAGTGGTTGAAAAATTGTATACGAAAATATATACTAAATAgacaatataataatcaaaagaaagaaagaaagttgtattattatttgtgagatattattgattaatatcaaaatatatgattttgtcAATTGTGTACAATAAGGTGAATATGGatattttcaatataaaaatcATCAATTATGAAATCCGTTATGCATCCCACATGAATCATAAATGTTAG
This genomic window contains:
- the LOC108224507 gene encoding protein WALLS ARE THIN 1; its protein translation is MGDNSGSAASRSLSIMGCSIPEKLQLHVAMLALQFGYAGFHVVSRAALNMGISKIVFPVYRNILALLLLLPFAYFLEKKERPPISLSFLVQFFLLAVVGITANQGFYLLGLDHTSPTFASAIQNSVPAITFLMAAILRIEQVRLNRKDGIGKVAGTLFCVAGASVITLYKGPTIYSPPPPLQGANSGYDIVSPMLGSLSLGDAKGKNWTLGCIFLIGHCLSWSAWLVLQAPVLKKYPARLSVTSYQCFFGVIQFLVIAGFVERDSQAWMIHSGGELFSVFYAGIVASGIAFAVQIWCIDRGGPVFVAVYQPVQTLVVAIMASVALGEEFYLGGIIGAVLIITGLYLVLWGKNEERKFAMQKAAIQSPADHSNNRTPSLPKSSLAQPLLSQSTENA